ACCCGTTTCATGATATTTTTTAAAAACCGAACCGTAGGTATCAACACCCCAAATTTTAACGTTAGGATTTTTTTCTTTTAAATATTTTGCAATACCAGAAATTGTTCCTCCAGTTCCAACTCCAACAATAAAGTGCGTTACTTTACCATCTGTTTGTTCCCATATTTCAGGACCAGTTTGCTCGTAATTTGCTAATGCGTTAGATGGATTATCATATTGGTTTACGTACCATCCGTTTGGTGTTTCTTCAGCTAAACGCTTAGAAACTGAATAATATGAACGTGGATCTGTTGGTTCTACATCAGTTGGGCAAACCACAACTTTAGCACCTACAGCACGTAAAATATCAACTTTTTCTTTAGATTGTTTATCAGTGGTAACACAAATTAACTTATATCCTTTAACAATTGCAGCAATAGCTAATCCCATTCCGGTATTACCAGATGTTCCTTCTACAATAGTTCCTCCTGGTTTTAGGCGGCCGTCTTTTTCTGCATCCTCAATCATTTTAAGTGCCATACGGTCTTTACATGAGTTACCAGGATTAAAGAATTCTACTTTAGCTAAAACTTGACAAGGAAGCTCTTTGGTGATATTGTTTAGCTGAACTAAAGGCGTATTTCCAATAGTTTCTAGCACGTTTTTTGCGTATTTCATTGTTTTTTATATGAAAATTTGCACAAAGGTATTGAATTTAAATGTTTTTAAAAAACATCGATGTTTAAGATTATGATAAAATAAAAACCATTGCAAAAGCAATGGTTTTTATTTGTTATGAGAAAAACATCCAGGTAATTCCGAATCGAATCATAAATGGTTTGGCTGGATAATTTGGTGAAGCATAAAAATCTTGTTTGGTAACAAATTTAGAATTGATATTTTCAGCTTTTAAAAACAATCTAAAGGTTCTAATTTTTGCGTTTACAAAAAAATCTAAAACCGGATAATCTCCAATTTCTTTATCGTGTTGCACGGTCATATCTCCCAAAATGGTATTATACTCATTGGCATAATATTTTGTAAAGTAATTTATTGTAAAACCGGTTTGCATGTACAACGCTTTATTAAAAAAGTGATTGTTGTAAAAAATACTGTTACGAGTTAAAATTTCGGGCACATTTACAATTGGATCGTTTTGCGAAACTTTTTGATACAGCACCGTGTGATCTGAACCAAATTTACCAAACTTAAATTGACGACCAACTTTAGCTGAGAAATAATTTATAGCACCGCTGTACTGAAACGGTTTTGCTAACAAGGTTGCTGGTAATCCGTCTAAATTTATTTCGTTAGATGTGTTTGCAAAATACAAATGGTTATTTAATACGCGGTAATTTACCTCTGCATTAATCCATTTGGTATTTGCTTTTGCTAAAAAGCTGGTACTTTTTTCGTTAATAAAATTATTATACCAATTGTAGTTTAAATATGAACTTTGAAAAAGCGTATAATTTAAATCAGGAATTTTTGATAAGCGCTGAAAACCAAGTTCAACAACATTTTCGTTAGCATCATCAAACGCATAACGCGCAGTTAAATCTAATTGATTGGTTGCCGGACCAACAAAACCAACTTTAGCATCTGCATAAAGTTTCCATTTATTAATCTGATAAAAATAATTCGCCCCTAATGTATTAATACGATCCGTTTGTTTATTCGGAATTAATCCGTTTAAAGAATAAACATACGATTTGTAAAAATAATTGTAATTAATATCCTCTATATAAGCTTTTAAACTTCCGTAACGATCGTGTTTGTACGCAACACCAACCTGATTGTACATGCGGTTAAAACGTGTTTTATCGTTTAGGTTTGATGTAAAATAATCGCCAAAACGCGAAGTTGCGCTAGCATTTATATAATTATAAAACTTATTATCGTAAATAAATTGATGATGTAAAACTAACGAATTAGGATTTGTTTTGTTGATACGAAACGAATGATCTATAAAAATGCGTTGACCTTTAAGCATCGAATTTCCTGTTTCCATATAAACATCAACTTGTGCTTTATTGGTATACGGTCCTTCAGGATTTTCGTATTGCGATAAATTAGAAAGCCCACCGTTTTCACGCAACATAAAATCTTGCGCAGCAAAATGTGCTTTTAAATAATATCGTTTATCAGGCGTATTATACGAGGTTAAAAATCTAAAACTTCCGGTACTGGTTAACTCGTTAAAATAATAACCAGTAGAACGCAAACCGCGGTAACCAATACCAAAGTTTAAATTAGGTTTAAGATTGGCTGTTACAAAGGCATCTAAATTTTGCCCTCGTCCCATAACCGATTTGTAATACAAATCTGTAAACGGCGTTGGTACGTGGTAGTATTTAATATCATCAACCGTTAAATAAGCCATGCTTCTGGCTTTAAACCCAAAATCGGGTAAGCTATTGGTTTTATTCAAATTAAAATCTAACGTATTGTAAACGTGTCCTTCGTTATCAAACTGCAACAAACCAAAATTATCTTTACGTAAATAATTGTGTTTGTATTCTGCCTGAATGGTTAACGTAGTATCAACATATGTGGTATCTTTATGAATACTGATGATTTTATATTCATCGATGGTTGTTTTATCGAATTTGAAAGATTTATGCTGAACCGTGTCATTTTCGGTTGCCGAAAACACATTCAGTCCGCCTTGTTGTGAAGCATTGCCGTATTGCGACCCGTTATTGAACTGAGCAATAGATACCGAGCTGAAAAGTACTAATAATGCGAAAAGTAATTGCTTCATATAAAAAAGAATTGAAAGGCAAAGAAACGAGAAATATAGAAATATCGCAAATATTTAAACAGCAATATGTGCCTTGCAAATAGGTTAAAATACTATTAAAAAGCCCAGTAAAACAAAAAGCCACGAAGTACTTCGTGGCTTTTATATAAAGTAAGAATAAATTAATACCCTTGGTTTTGTTGAATTGGAGAAACGTTAGTTTCTCTTTGTGGAATTGGGAAAGCCAATCTGTAATCACCATAAGCTGGTGTATTAGCTACACTACGTCCTGTAACTTGAGGAACATTCATTTGTAAACGCATTAAATCGTCAAAACGGAATCCTTCAGAAACAAATTCTTTATGTCTTTCATTAATAATAATGTCTAAAGTAACAGCAGTATATGCTTCAATACCTCTATTCTCAGCAATCTTATTAACTAATTCTAAAGCTTTAGCAGTGTCGCCCATTCTAAAAGCAGTTTCTGCAGCAGTTAAAACAATTTCTTCAAAACGAATAATTTTAACATTATCTGCACGGTCCCCGTATTTACCAGTATTACGTAAAACACCTTTAGCATCAACCGTTACAAAAGTACCACGAATATCATTTTCATCAGCAAAAAGTACATCTTTAACTTCTTTAACAACATAAACATCCCCGTAAGGTGTGTTATTATAAATTTGATATAATGAGTTTGTACCTAAGTTATCATTAGCTAAAAATTGTAACTCAAAAACAGAGTTAATACCAACTTCACCTAATTTAAAATTAGCAGCTAATTCAGTTGCAGTAGCTACCTGACCACCTAAAGCTAAAGCTTCAGTAGCAGCTTGATTTGCTACAACGTATTTTTGATCACCAAAGAATGGAGCTAAATATAAATTAACACGAGCTTTTAAAGCTAAAATTGCTTGCTTGTTAAATGCTGTTTTAGTAGTGATATCATTACCAGCTAAGGCAATAGCTTGATCAATATCTTCATTTAATTTCGCATCTAATTCTGTTAAAGTTATACGTGTGTAATTTGCATCTGTAACAACACCGTATAAAGAAATATAAGGAATAGTTAAAGATTCTTTAGTTAATGTAACATTTTGTTGACCAAAAAGTTTCATCAAGTCAAAATGAGCCAAAGCACGAATTGCATAAGCCTCTGCCTTAATTGCATTAATAGCATCTGGATCACCATCAGTTACATCTGCATTAATAGCAATATTTGACATAGCTATTACTTGGTAAATAGCCGCCCAAGTATCAGCTGGATATGAACTTGTAATAGTTGTTGTAAATTCTCCTTCGCTTACAAAACGACCTGAAGCACCATTTGATAAAGAGTTATCAGAGTGAACTTCATTAAAAATAACATAATCTCTACCATAATATGCTGCAGCAGACATATATTTATAAGCACCATTTACAGTCATTCTTAACTGTGTTTCACTAGAAACTGGGTTAACAGAAATATTTTCTTGGTCTACAACATTAGGTTCTAAACTATCATTACTACAAGATACAGTTGCAGCACTAAGTGCTACAATTGAAGCTATTGAATAAATTATTTTTTTCATGCTCTAATTAAAATTTAATGTTAGCAGATAACGAAACTTGTTTAATTGGAGGGTTCGCTAAATTAGTGAATCCGTCTGCACGAACTTCTGGATCATATTTTAAGTCATTGTCTTTAACCCAAGTCCACAAGTTTGTACCTCTTACTGAAACTGTTACACCATCAATATGTGTATTTCTCAATAATTCAGATGGGAATTTGTATCCGATTGCTACGTCACGTAAACGAATAAAATCACCATCGTGTAAAAATCTAGTTGAAACTTGTTCTGAAGTTGACGTAGTAGAAATTACTTTCGGAACGTTAGTAACATCACCAGGTTGTTGCCATCTATCTAAAATTGGAGTTCCGTAGTTATATGTATAAGAACGGTTACCAGTATTGTTAGTATATGTAGCCCAATCTTCGTAAATTTTATTTCCTCCAGAATAGTAGAATGTACCATCAATAAAGAAATTATAAATATCAAAATGTAACGTTAAGCCACCTGTATATTTTGGTAAAGCAGATTCACCTTGTAAAGCTACTGCAGCATCACCATAATTAGTAGTTGTAGCACCATCGTGTCCATTAATATAATATAGAGCTTGTCCTGTTTGAGAATCTACACCAGCATATTTACGCATATTCCATGCATATAATGGTTGCCCTTCTTTAATGATACGAGTTGATGAAACAATTTCCATTGGTTCACCTTGAATAGCGTCATAAGGCATTGATAAAATTTTGTTATTTACCGTTGCAAAGTTTCCGCTAATATTGAAGTTGAAGTTTTCTGTACGAACAACATCAATATCTAATTCAAATTCCCAACCTCTGTTACGCATTGCTCCAGAGTTAATTGCTTTAGTTGTATAACCAGTTGTAGATGTAATTGGGTTGTTAACAAATAATAAATCGCTTGATTTAGAATTATAGAATGCAACCGAACCAGCAATTCTGTTATTTAAAACACCAAAATCAATACCTACATCTGTTTTTGCTTGAGATTCCCAAGTAATAATAGCTGGTAATTGCCCTAATTCGTATGACATTTGACCACCATAGCTAGATGTACCTAGTAAAGATTGGTAGCTATTAATTGCAATACCGTTATTACCTGTTGTACCGTAAGAACCACGGATTCTTAATAAATCAATAAAATTAACATTCTCCATGAAGTCTTCGTTCATAATATTCCAAGCCCCACCAAGTGCCCAGAAATTACCCCAACGATTTTCAGGATTAAATTTAGAAGATGCTTCACGACGGAAAGAACCATCAATTAAGTATTTCCCATCATAGTTGTAGTTTACCATAGCTGTGTATGATAACTGCGCCCAATCATTATATGTATTGCTTGCATCCCAGTTAGCAGAAGTGTTTCCTAACATATCAAATCCTGGAGCAAGTTTTTCACCATAACCATATAAACTAGTGAATTTATTTTTTTGGTATTCCATTAATGCTTTCACATTAAATTTATTTTTACCAAAACCAAATGCGTAATCTAATGAGTTTTGAATTACGTAGTTGAAATTCTTGTTAATTATATTTTCAGCATATCCTTGTGGAGTAACACCGTCACCGTGGTAAGGATTTGCATAATAGTTATGATCAGATAAGTTAAAGTCTAAATTAGCTGTTGAATTCCAACGTAAACCTTTTGCAATTTCATAATCAACACCAAACGAACCCATTAAACGTGTTAAATCAGTAACGTTTTTGTTGTTTGAAATTGTATACAACGTATTATGTAAAGAACCTACGTTTGTATTGTAAGAACCATTTGCATTGTACGGATTGTACCATGGGCTCATGAAATACTGTGTTAACATTGGATTTGAAAAGTACGATCCATTTTCCATAATACCATTTTGTTTAGTATTAGCAATACGGATGTTTGTTTTGAATCTAAATTTGTCTGTTAACTTAGTATCGTAAGCTAAATTTCCAGTAACACGACGGAAATCACTACCAAAAGCAATAGATTCCGTTTTGTTGTATCCTAAAGATGAATAAAAGTTAGATTTTTCGTCACCACCTTGTGCAGAGAAATCTAAATTATAATACAATGCATTTTTGTTAGTTAATTTACCAGCCCAATCATAATCTTGAGATCCAGCAGCTTTCCATGCATTTAAATTATTAAAAGCAGCAGAAGCAGTAGCATTTGGTAATAACCCAGGGTTTGCAGTATAAAAATTATAGGTCTGATCTTTAGTAAAACCTTGAGCGACACCGTAATCATTAAATAATGATTCTAAAAATAATTCTTCTTTCTGAGCTCCGTTTGCCATTTGCAAACCTCTAACCGCACGATTCTGAATACCTGCTGTAGTTGTTAAAGCAAATCTAGTTCCTCCAGATTTTCCTTTTTTAGTTGTAATTACAATTACCCCAGCAGCACCACGAGCACCATAAGGAGCTGTAGCTGTTGCATCTTTTAAAACCGTAATCGACTCAATATCTGAAGAGTTAATAGATGACAACGGAGATAAAGTTGATAAACCATCTTGCCCCATGTTAGAGTTAATCATTGGCATACCGTCAATTACGAACAATGGTTCTAAATCACCACCAATACCAGAAATACCACGAATACGGATTTCTTGAGCAGAACCCGGAGTACCAGAAGTTGTAGCCATTTGTAAACCAGCCACACGTCCTTGTAATGCTTGGTCAGCAGAAACTAATGGTGTATTTTCAATTACACTACCATCAACTTTTACAGCACTACCCGTAACTTCGTTTTTCTTTTTAACTTGTCCGTATGCCATAACAATTACTTCTTCTAACTGAGAATCTGAAGTAACCATTGTTACATTAATTGTGTTGGATTCACCAACGGTTTGAGTAACAGTATCCATTCCGATGAACGAGAATAATAATGTTTCTCCTGTTTTTACTTGAATAGAATATTTTCCATCAAAATCTGTTTGTGTTCCCATTGTTGTACCTTTGACAACAATACTAACACCCGGTAATGGAAATCCATCTTCCATTACGGTTCCTGTTACAGTTTTCTCTTGTGCAAAAGATAACTGAACAAAAAACGCTGTAAGCAGCGTAAAAAACCATTTTAAATTCAATTTCATGATGATTTTATTTGAGTTAGTCATTGGCAACAAATTTGATTAATATTAAATTCGGACACAAAAATTTAATATTAAAATAATTCTTTACAACTTGTTAAAGTCAACAACAATAAGCAATAAGAAGTTTTTTATGATAATTTTATTAAAAAAACACATATTTTAACACAAAAGACATGTTATTAAAAAAATACACAGATTATAATTACGAAGCTGGCGCTGATGAAGCTGGAAGAGGATGTCTTGCAGGACCAGTAACATGCTGTTCTTTAATACTACCTTTACATTTCAGTAACAATACTTTAACAGACTCGAAAAAATTAACAAATTCCGTAAGGCAAGAGCTACGAAAAATCATTGAAGAAGAAGCTTTAACATTTAAGGTCATTCATATTTATCCAGAAGAAATAGATCGCATCAATATTTTGAACGCTTCTATAAAAGGAATGCAAGAATGTACCCTAAATCTTAACATAAAACCAGATTTTTTAATTGTTGACGGAAATAAGTTTAAACCCATAGATGGTATTCCGCATCAAACAATTGTTAAAGGCGATGCTAAGTTTATGAATATTGCGGCTGCATCTATATTAGCAAAAACACATCGAGATGCGTACATGGACAAAATTCATAAAGAATACCCCATGTACAATTGGAAAAAAAACAAAGGTTATCCAACTAAAGAGCACCGAGCGGCAATTGCCAAATTCGGCCCATCACCATATCACAGAATGTCGTTTAAACTTTTACCAGATGATGAGCAATTATCTTTAGATATATAAACAAAAAAAACCGGAAAGTTACTTTCCGGTTTTTTGTTTATTCTTTAATTAGTAGTTCTGCATCAAACAAAGTTGCAAAATGTTTTAAAATTTTAGATTTCACTTCTGCTTCATCTACTTTATCAACATCTAATTCAACATTTAATGATGCTACGCCTTTACCACGAATACCACAAGGAATAATATTATCAAAATATCCTAAATTAGAATTCACATTTAAAGCAAAACCGTGCATGGTAACCCAACGCGAAGCGCGTACTCCCATAGCGCAAATTTTACGTGCAAAAGGTGTTCCAACATCTAACCAAACGCCAGTTTCGCCTTCGCTACGCGTACCTACAATATTATATTCGGCCAACGTTAATATAATAGCTTCTTCTAAAAAGCGCAAATATTTATGAATATCAGTAAAAAAATTATCTAAATCTAAAATAGGATAACCAACAACTTGTCCTGGTCCATGATACGTAATATCTCCTCCACGGTTTATTTTATAAAAAGTTGCATCTTTTTCTTCCAGTTGTTTTTCGTTTAACAACAAATTTTCTAAATGACCGCTTTTACCTAATGTGTAGACGTGCGGATGTTCCACATAAAAAAAATAGTTCGGTGTCGGAACATCAGTAGCATTTTTTCGGTTAGCCGATTTTATATCTAAAATAGATTGAAAAACAGCTTCCTGATAATCCCATGTTTCTTTATAATCTTTATAACCTAAATCGGTTACTATAACTTTTTTATTCATTTTGTATTAGTTTTTATTGTATTTGGGATTGTTTAAAATAACCAATGCAGCAATTACGCCTGGTACCCAACCAGCTAAGGTTAAAATAAAAACGATTAAAATAGAACCGCAACCATAACCCCAAACAGCCAAAGGGGGAAATAAAATGGCTAAAAGCACTCTCCAAAAACTCATAACTTAAATTTTTATTCTTAACAAATTTACAACAAAACCGGCTATTTTAATCATAAGTTTTATAAAATTAATCCGTACCTTTGCGTGTTAAAAATTAATATTAATATAGTATCATGCAACTTTCAGAACAAGAAATCATTAGAAGAGAGAAATTGAGCAAGTTAAGAGAACTTGGCATCAATCCTTATCCAGCAAATTTGTTTCCAGTAAATCATACTTCGAAACAGGTCAAGGAAACTTTTGAAGAAGGGAAGCAGGTTATTGTTGCTGGTCGTTTAATGAGCGTTCGTGATCAAGGTAAAGCATCGTTTGCCGAGTTACAAGATTCTGAAGGACGTATTCAGCTATATTTAAACCGAGATGTAATTTGTCCTGGAGAAGACAAAACTTTATATAACACCGTTTTCAAAAAATTAATCGATTTAGGCGATTTTATTGGAATTGAAGGCGAATTGTTTACTACACAAGTTGGTGCAAAATGTATTCGCGTAACAAACGTAAGCTTATTAAGCAAAACGTTACGCCCATTACCATTACCAAAGGTAGACGAAGAAGGACATGTTTTTGATGCCTTTACCGATCCAGAATTACGTTACCGCATGCGTTATGTAGATTTAGTTGTAAATCCGCATGTAAAAGATGTGTTTGTTAAAAGAACTAAACTTTTTACTGCTATGCGAGATTTTTTCAATCGCGCAGGTTACATGGAAGTTGAAACACCTGTTTTACAAGCAATTCCTGGTGGTGCTGCAGCGCGTCCGTTTATTACCCATCACAATTCTTTAGATATTCCTTTGTATATGCGTATCGCTAACGAATTATATTTAAAAAGATTAATTGTTGGTGGTTTTGATGGAGTTTACGAATTTTCTAAAAACTTCCGTAACGAAGGAATGGACCGTACCCACAATCCAGAATTTACAGCTATGGAAATTTACGTAGCCTATAAAGATTACAATTGGATGATGGAATTTACCGAAAACTTGTTAGAATATTGTGCTACACAAGTTAACGGAACAACCGAAGCAACTTTTGGCAAACATAAAATTAATTTTAAAGCGCCTTATGCACGTGTTACCATGACCGATGCCATTAAACAATTTACTGGTTTTGATATTACAGGTAAATCAGAACAAGAAATTTTTGAAGCAGCAAAAGGAATGGGAATTGCGGTTGATGAAACCATGGGTAAAGGAAAATTAATTGATGAAATATTTGGAGAAAAATGCGAAGGCAACTTTATTCAGCCAACCTTCATCACTGATTATCCAAAAGATATGTCGCCGTTAACAAAAATGCACCGTGATAACCCAGAATTAACCGAACGTTTTGAGTTAATGGTTTGTGGAAAAGAAATTGCGAATGCGTATTCTGAGTTAAACGATCCAATTGATCAACGTGAGCGTTTTGAATCGCAAATGGCGCTTTCTGAACGTGGTGATGATGAAGCAATGTTTATTGACCAGGATTTTTTAAGAGCTTTAGAATACGGAATGCCACCAACATCTGGTTTAGGAATTGGAATGGACCGTTTAATTATGTTTTTAACTAACAATCCATCAATTCAAGAAGTTTTATTCTTCCCACAAATGCGACCAGAAAAAGCTGCTCCTGCATTTGAATTAACAGCTGAAGAAAAAATAATTGTAGATTTACTTGAAAAAAATGACAACCAATTTGAATTGGGCGCTCTAAAAATAGCTGCTGGTTTAAGCGGAAAAAAATGGGACGTTTCGATGAAAAATTTAGCAAAACACGGACTAACTTCGGTTGAAGTTTCTGATGATAAAAAAACAGTGATTTTAAAATAATCACAAAATAATAAATAAAAAGACGAGCTTAAAGCTCGTCTTTTTTTATTTGCAAAAAGAAAATCTATTTAAAAAAATAACACAACGCACTGAAAAACAAGCGCTTTAGAAGTAGTATAAAAATCTTTAACAAATAAAAATAAAGTTTGGCACGGATTTGTATAGTAGGTAAGTACAATAAAAAAATTAAAAGATTATGAAAAGAATAATTGTATTAGCTGCTATAGCTTTATTTAGCTTTGAAATGAATGCTCAGGAAGTAAAAACTGAAGTTGTTCAGAAAGAAAAAACAGAAAAAACACGTGCCATTAAAGCCAAGCGAGCTAAAATAGCCGATTCTAAACGCAATCATGCGGTAAACAGAAAACAAAACATAAAATTAACTGCAGAGCAACGTAACGATTTACGTGTTAAACAATTAACTTTAGCTTTAAACCTTTCAGACAAACAACAAAACAAAGTTGCCGAGCTTAATGCGAAAACATTTAACCAAGATACAAAATTTGTACGTGGAAAGAAATTAACAAACGATGAAGTTTACAACTTAAAAGCTGAACGTTTAGATAAGCAAATTGCTTATAAAAGAGGAATGAAAAAAATTCTTTCCAAAAATCAATTTGCACAGTGGGAAAATATGAATAAAGAAAACAGTGCTCGCTATCGTCAATTAAAGCATAAAAATAACAGAAATTTTGCACACAAACCAAAAACTGAAAACAACAGAAATAGAATGTAAAAAAAAGCCCGATTATATCGGGCTTTTTTTATTTATCTAATAATGTTGCAACCTCAGCTACAACAGCAATGGTTTGATCTAAATCAGCATACGTTAATGCATCGGTTATAAACCAAGTTTCGTAAGATGATGGTGCAATATAAACACCACGTTCTAACAATCCATGAAAAAACTTTTTAAAGTTTTCGTTATTTCCGTAACCAGCAGTTTCAAAATCAACCACTTCACGATCGTCAAAAAACACAGAAATCATTGAACCTACACGATTTATTGTATATTTTAATCCAGCAGCTGTCAAAACTTTTCGCATACCAGCTTCTAAATAAGCTGTTTTTTCTTCTAAACGCGTAAATAAATCCTTATCATTATTAATAGCTTCTAACATAGCCAATCCGGCAGCCATTGCTAAAGGATTTCCTGCTAAAGTTCCGGCTTGATAAACAGGACCAACTGGAGCTAAATAATTCATAATTTCGTTACGTGCTGCAAAGGCACCAACTGGTAATCCGCCACCAATAACTTTACCAAAAGCAACAATATCAGCATCAACACCAAACAATTGTTGTGCTCCACCTTTAGCTAAACGGAATCCCGTCATAACCTCATCAAAAATTAACAAAGCACCATTGGCAGTACATAAATCTTTTAATCCTTGCAAAAATCCTGGTTTTGGTGGTACACAGCCCATATTTCCTGCAACAGGTTCAATAATAATAGCTGCAATTTCATTTTTATTAGATTCAAAAATTTCTGCTACGTGAGCCAAATCATTGTAACGAGCTAAAATGGTATCTTTTGCTGTACCTTGCGTAACGCCAGGAGAATTTGGTGTACCAAAAGTACTTAGTCCTGATCCGGCTTGAATTAAAAATGAATCAGAATGTCCGTGATAACAACCAGCAAATTTTATAATTTTATCGCGATTGGTGTAACCACGAGCTAATCGAATTGCCGACATACAAGCTTCTGTACCAGAGTTTACAAATCGGATTTTATCAATATTAGGAACCATAGCAACTGCTAATTCAGCAATTTTAGTTTCTAATTCAGTTGGCATCCCAAAAGATGTTCCTTGTTTTGCTTTTTCAATCACTGCATTAACAACAGGTTCAAAAGCATGACCCAATAATAACGGCCCCCAAGAATTTATATAATCAATATATTTATTATCATCTTCATCATAAATATAAGCTCCTTTAGCTGACTTGGCAAAAACAGGCGTTCCTCCTACTCCTTTAAAAGCGCGAACTGGTGAATTTACACCACCAGGAATAACTTTTTCTGCTTCAGCAAAAAGTTTACTACTTCTTTGATATAACATAGTTTAAATTTTTAAAATTTGTCCAACACTAATAATATCAGTGCTTAAATTATTTACAGTTTTAATATTTTGAACGGAAGTATTAAACTTGCGCGCAATTGAATATAATGTATCACCAGCGCTTACAACATAAGTTGCAGCAGTTGCTTGCGAATTAGATTCTGAAGATGCAATTTGCCCTTTATAACCAGGCATTTGTTTATCTAATT
This genomic window from Flavobacterium agricola contains:
- the lysS gene encoding lysine--tRNA ligase → MQLSEQEIIRREKLSKLRELGINPYPANLFPVNHTSKQVKETFEEGKQVIVAGRLMSVRDQGKASFAELQDSEGRIQLYLNRDVICPGEDKTLYNTVFKKLIDLGDFIGIEGELFTTQVGAKCIRVTNVSLLSKTLRPLPLPKVDEEGHVFDAFTDPELRYRMRYVDLVVNPHVKDVFVKRTKLFTAMRDFFNRAGYMEVETPVLQAIPGGAAARPFITHHNSLDIPLYMRIANELYLKRLIVGGFDGVYEFSKNFRNEGMDRTHNPEFTAMEIYVAYKDYNWMMEFTENLLEYCATQVNGTTEATFGKHKINFKAPYARVTMTDAIKQFTGFDITGKSEQEIFEAAKGMGIAVDETMGKGKLIDEIFGEKCEGNFIQPTFITDYPKDMSPLTKMHRDNPELTERFELMVCGKEIANAYSELNDPIDQRERFESQMALSERGDDEAMFIDQDFLRALEYGMPPTSGLGIGMDRLIMFLTNNPSIQEVLFFPQMRPEKAAPAFELTAEEKIIVDLLEKNDNQFELGALKIAAGLSGKKWDVSMKNLAKHGLTSVEVSDDKKTVILK
- the hemL gene encoding glutamate-1-semialdehyde 2,1-aminomutase — translated: MLYQRSSKLFAEAEKVIPGGVNSPVRAFKGVGGTPVFAKSAKGAYIYDEDDNKYIDYINSWGPLLLGHAFEPVVNAVIEKAKQGTSFGMPTELETKIAELAVAMVPNIDKIRFVNSGTEACMSAIRLARGYTNRDKIIKFAGCYHGHSDSFLIQAGSGLSTFGTPNSPGVTQGTAKDTILARYNDLAHVAEIFESNKNEIAAIIIEPVAGNMGCVPPKPGFLQGLKDLCTANGALLIFDEVMTGFRLAKGGAQQLFGVDADIVAFGKVIGGGLPVGAFAARNEIMNYLAPVGPVYQAGTLAGNPLAMAAGLAMLEAINNDKDLFTRLEEKTAYLEAGMRKVLTAAGLKYTINRVGSMISVFFDDREVVDFETAGYGNNENFKKFFHGLLERGVYIAPSSYETWFITDALTYADLDQTIAVVAEVATLLDK